DNA from Paucidesulfovibrio gracilis DSM 16080:
TTCAATCGCCGAATATCATACCGCTCGGGATGGTTGTGGATAAAAAGTGTGACGTGTTCGCGCTCCGAGGGGAGACTCGCCTCCTTCCAGGCTTCTTCCAAAACAGTTCGCCGAAACACACAGCAATCCAACCCCTCGGCAAAACTTGGACCCAGCCCGACAAAATCGCATGAAGAAGCAGCCATTTCCGAAAGCACCCGATCACATACCCCGGGATCCAGCAACGGGTTATCTCCGGTAAGACGCATCACATATTGACAAGTGGTTGGCCTGACCGCCTGATAAAACCGGTCAAGCACATCTTGCTCAGACCCACGATAAACAGTCACGCCTTCCTGGGCGCAAAATGCGGCCACGGCGTCATCCTCTGCGTTTTCCGTGGTGGCGACGATGAGGTCATCAACCCGCGACAAACGAACTCGCTCCAATAAATATCCCAGCAACGGTCGATCAGCCACGGACTTGAGCACCTTTCCGGGGAGCCGCGTGGACCCCATCCGGGCCTGGATCACCGCAACAACCCCTCCCGGGAGCACCTGACTTTTTTTCCCTTTCGCCGTTCGTTCCGACATGCGTTCTTATCCGTATTCTCCAGCTTCCATCAGTCGCTATGGAGCTGTAGAAGCTATGAATCGGTTATGTTTAATCCTTCCCAAGAGAACCCCTCCCCTTGGGCGATGTCCTTACGGACCGACGACCCCACAAGGGTAAGGAAATGCCGCTTACGGATATCCCCGGCCGGTCGCTGTATC
Protein-coding regions in this window:
- a CDS encoding cytidylyltransferase domain-containing protein — translated: MSERTAKGKKSQVLPGGVVAVIQARMGSTRLPGKVLKSVADRPLLGYLLERVRLSRVDDLIVATTENAEDDAVAAFCAQEGVTVYRGSEQDVLDRFYQAVRPTTCQYVMRLTGDNPLLDPGVCDRVLSEMAASSCDFVGLGPSFAEGLDCCVFRRTVLEEAWKEASLPSEREHVTLFIHNHPERYDIRRLKNDSDDSAIRITVDESRDFEVVQKIITELYSDGSIPTFQEIKAFLSETGLHALNGEIPRNEGLTKSLRAEADTAGSGKDSR